From the genome of Candidatus Eremiobacteraceae bacterium:
TCGATCGGCACGCGCGAATCGGAGCAGCCGAGCACCGTCGCAAACGGTCGCTGTTCGGCGATCAAATGCCGCCTCTTCACAGCGTGCGCGTGCATGGTTTCCGGCGCCACATCGGCTGCATACTTGCGATTGCCGTCGATGAGCCGCTGCAACGCGTCTGCCGGCGAAACGGTTCGATACACGCTTCGTGTCCTTTCTCGCCGCGGCCATTCGGCTTAAGGGGCTTCGACCCTGGAGGGATTGTGCATTGGGCAGAGTCAAGTGCCCCGAGCGTTTTGCTCGAAGGTGAAAGGGAGAGCTTCACATGGCTGCGGTCAAGAACTATAAGCCCGGCGAGATCTGCTGGACCGATCTTGGAACGACAAGCACTGCCGGCGCGAAAAAATTCTACAAAGGCCTGCTCGGTTGGAAGCTGACCGATTATCCATCCCCCGCTGGCGGGAAGTATACGATCGCGACCGTGAGCGGCAAAGATGTATGCGGTTTTTATCCCATGTCGGCCGAACAGAAAAAGATGAAAGCGCCGCCCATGTGGGTTCCATACGTCAACGTAAGAAATATCGCCGCAACGATCAAGAAGGCGAAAGCGGCGGGCGGAAAAGTCATCGTTCCCGCGGAGAAGATGGGGGAAATGGGCAAGATGGCCGTTCTCCTCGACCCGACCGGCGCTGCGATCGCGCTCTGGCAAGCCGACAAGAATCCGGGCGCCGGCATCGATGGCAAACCCGGCACGGTCTGTTGGCAAGATCTCAATACGCCGAAGCCTGCCGTCTCGTCGAAATTCTACTTGAAGACTTTTGGATGGAAGACGACGACCACCGAAGCCGGCGGCATGAAGTACTCGATGTTCGTCATCGGCAAGTCGCGCGAGTGCGGCATGTGGCCGACCCCGCTGAAGAACCTTCCTCCGTCGTGGGTGACCTACTTTCAGGTCGCTGACTGCGCGAAGGCAGTGGCCAAGGCCAAGCGCCTTGGCGCGAAAGTGATGATGGGAACGACTGTGGTTCCAGAGATGCTTTCGTTCGCCATATTAAAGGATCCGCAGGGCGCTGCGTTCGGAGTGCTGCAGCCGCAGTAGCGCGCCGAGCGTCG
Proteins encoded in this window:
- a CDS encoding VOC family protein, with translation MAAVKNYKPGEICWTDLGTTSTAGAKKFYKGLLGWKLTDYPSPAGGKYTIATVSGKDVCGFYPMSAEQKKMKAPPMWVPYVNVRNIAATIKKAKAAGGKVIVPAEKMGEMGKMAVLLDPTGAAIALWQADKNPGAGIDGKPGTVCWQDLNTPKPAVSSKFYLKTFGWKTTTTEAGGMKYSMFVIGKSRECGMWPTPLKNLPPSWVTYFQVADCAKAVAKAKRLGAKVMMGTTVVPEMLSFAILKDPQGAAFGVLQPQ